Part of the Variovorax sp. PAMC 28711 genome is shown below.
GCCACGTTATCGAGCCGGTAGTCCTCGAAGCCCCTGGCGACGTCGGCCTCGACGCGCTGCAGCTGCGACACGATCCAGAAGTCGGCACGGCTGAACTTCAGGTAGCCGTGCGCCGGACCGCCGACCTTGCAGTCTTCCTTGCTGTGCTCCATCAGCCCGCAGTCCTGGCTTTCGCAGTTCATCAGCACGAAGCGCGTGGCGTTCCAGAGCTTGTTGCAGAAGTTGCGGTAGCCCTCGCAACGCTTCGAATCGAAGTTGATGCTGCGGCCGAGTGAAGCGAGCGACGCGAAGGTGAAGCGCAGCGCATCGGCGCCGAAGGCCGGGATGCCTTCGGGGAATTCCTTCTGCGTGTTCTTGCGCACCGCCGGTGCGGTCTCGGGCTTGCGCAGGCCCTGGCTGCGCTTGTCGAGCAGTTCAGGCAAAGCGATGCCGTCGATCAGGTCGACCGGGTCGAGCACGTTGCCTTCGGACTTGCTCATCTTCTTGCCCTGCGCATCGCGCACCAGGCCGTGGATGTAGACGTCCTTGAAGGGCACCTGGCCGGTGAAGTGCTTGGTCATCATGATCATCCGGGCGACCCAGAAAAAGATGATGTCGTAGCCGGTGACGAGCACCGAGGAGGGCAGGTAGCGCGCCAGATCGTCGGTCTTTTCGGGCCAGCCGAGCGACGAGAAAGGCACCAGCGCGGCCGAGTACCAGGTGTCGAGCACGTCCTCGTCGCGGCGGAGTCGCTTGCCGGGCGCCTTGGCCTGCGCTTGGGCTTCGTCTTGCGCCACGTACACCGTGCCGTCCTCGTCGTACCAGGCCGGAATCTGGTGGCCCCACCAGAGCTGGCGCGAGATGGTCCAGTCCTGGATGTTCTCCATCCAGTGGTTGTAGGTGTTGACCCAGTTCTCGGGCACGAAGCGCACCTCGCCCGACTTCACCACGTCGATCGCCTTCTGCGCGATCGATTGCCCGTCGTGGCCCGGCCGTGTCATCGCGACGTACCACTGGTCGGTGAGCATCGGCTCCACGATGGCGCCTGAGCGCGCGCAGCGCGGCACCATCAGCTTGTGCTTCTTGACCTCGATCAGCAAGCCGAGCGCGTCGAGGTCGGCCACGATGGCCTTGCGCGCCACGAAGCGGTCCATGCCACGGTACTTCTCGGGCGCGTTGTCGTTGACCGTCGCGTCCAGCGTGAGGATGCCGATCACCTCGAGTTGGTGACGCTGGCCGACCGCATAGTCGTTGTAGTCGTGAGCCGGCGTGACCTTCACCACGCCGGTGCCGAAGGCCTTGTCGACGTAGTCGTCGGCAATGATCGGGATGAGCTTGTCCACCAGCGGCAGCTTCACGTGCTGACCGATCAGTTGCTTGTAGCGCTCGTCTTCCGGATGCACCATCACCGCCGTGTCGCCGAGCATCGTCTCGGGACGCGTGGTGGCCACCACCAGCGTGCCGCTGCCGTCTTCCAAAGGATAGGCGATGTGCCAGAGCGAGCCGTTTTCCTCTTCGCTCTCGACTTCCAGGTCGCTCACCGAGGTCTTGAGCACCGGGTCCCAGTTGCCCAGGCGCTTGCCACGGTAGATGAGGCCTTCGTCATAAAGCTGCACGAAGGTCTGCGTGACCACCTTCGACAGGTCGTCGTCCATCGTGAAGTACTCGCGGCTCCAGTCGACGGTGTCGCCCATGCGGCGCATCTGCTGCGTGATGGTGTTGCCCGACTTTTCCTTCCACTCCCAGACGCGCGCGACAAAGTTCTTGCGGCCGAGTTCGTGACGCGAGACCTTCTGTTCCTGCAGCTGGCGCTCCACCACGATCTGCGTGGCGATGCCGGCGTGGTCGGTGCCCGGCACCCACAGCGTGTTGTCGCCCTTCATGCGGTGGTAGCGCGCCAGGCTGTCCATGATGGTCTGGTTGAACGCATGGCCCATGTGCAGCGTGCCGGTCACGTTGGGTGGCGGCAGCTGGATCGCAAAAGCGTCCTGGCCGTCTTTGGGCATCTGCGTGCCGCGGTAGCCCGCCTTCGCGTAGCCCCGTCTTTCCCACTCGGGCCCCCAATGTGCCTCGATGGCAACGGGTTCGAACGATTTGGAGAGGCTGTCGAGGCCCGGCTGGAGGGCGGGCTGGGGGGAGGTGGTATCGGTCATGGGCGGACAATTTTACCGGGGGCCCATCGGCCTTCCGCCGCCGCAGATAATCGTTCGATGCTGTTTCTGCTCTCTCCTGCCAAGTCGCTCGATTACGACACGCCGCCCCCGGTCGGACTGCCCGCAACCCCCCCCCATTTCGAAGGCCCGCGCGGCCCGTCCACGGAACTCATCAAGCTGCTTCGCGCGAAGTCGCCGCAGGAGATCGCAGCGCTCATGCACCTTTCGGACAAGTTGTCGGCGCTCAACGTCGGGCGCTATGCCGCCTGGGCCAGCAAGAGCACCGACCAGAACGCGAAGCAGGCCGCGCTGGCCTTCAACGGCGACGTGTACGGCGGACTCGACGCCAAAAGCCTCACGCCGACGCAGCTCGCGTGGGCGCAAGACCACCTTTGCATCCTGAGCGGTCTCTACGGCGTGCTGCGGCCGCTCGACCGGCTGCAGCCCTACCGCCTCGAAATGGGCACCCGCCTGGCCAACCGCCACGGCAGCGACCTCTACGCGTTCTGGGGCGCGCGCATCGCCGACCACCTGAACGACCGGCTCGCTGCAGACCACACGCCGGTCGTCATCAACCTCGCGTCGCAGGAATACTTCAAGTCGGTCGACCTGTCGGTGCTGAAGGCGCGCGTTGTCGAGTGCGTGTTTCAGGAAGGCAAGGGCGATCACTACAAGATCGTCAGCTTCTTCGCCAAGCGCGCTCGCGGCCTGATGGCGCGCTGGGCCGTGCTGCACAAGACGGCGACACCGAAGGCGCTGGAAAAATTCGACCTCGAAGGCTACGGGTTTGCGGCCGCCGTGTCGTCGCCCGACCGCCTGGTGTTTCGTCGACAGGCGGCTTGAAGGACAACGCAGCATGACCCAGGTGATCAGTCCCGAATTGCGTGCCTGGGTCACGGCGCAACTGGCTGCGGGCCACTCGTTGTCCGCGTTGCGCGGCTCGATGCGCGATGCCGGCTGGCAGGCCGACATCGCCGATGCCGCGCTGCTGGAGATCGAATCGCAGGACACCGGCCTGGCCGCTGTCGCACCGGCCCGCGTCGCGCTGCCGGGCCCCGATCTCGACGGCGCGCCGATGCATCTGGACGCTGGCGACCGGCGGGTGCGCGTGCTGCAAACGCTGCGGCACCCGCGTGTCGTCGTGTTCGGCGACCTGCTTTCCGCGGCGGAGTGCGAGGCGCTGATCGCCGCAGCCCGCGTGCGGCTGGCGCGCTCCCTCACCGTCGAGACGCAAACCGGCGGCGAGGTGCTGAACGTCGATCGCACCAGCGACGGCATGTTCTTCGAGCGCGGCGAGAACGAGATCGTCGCGCGCATCGAGCTGCGCATCGCGCACCTCCTGCAGTGGCCGCTCGAATTCGGCGAGGGTCTGCAGGTGCTGCGCTACGCACCCGGTGCGCAGTACCGGCCGCACTACGACTACTTCGACCCGGCCGAGCCCGGCACACCGACCATTCTGCGGCGTGGCGGCCAGCGCGTCGGCACCTTGCTGATGTACCTGCAGGAGCCGGAGCAGGGCGGCGCGACCACCTTCCCCGATGTCGGGCTCGAAGTCGCGCCCACGCGCGGCACCGGCGTCTTCTTCAGCTATGACCGGCCCGACCCGGCCACGCGCACATTGCACGGTGGCGCGCCCGTGCTCGCGGGCGAAAAGTGGGTCGCGACCAAATGGCTGCGCGAGCGCGAATTTGTCTGACTCAGCGGGACCACCATGAAATTGACAGCAAACGGTTTGCAGATCGAAGTCGAAGACACCGGCGGCGAGGGCCGTCCGGTGGTCCTGCTCATCATGGGTCTGGGTATGCAACTCATCGCCTGGCCCGAGCCCTTTGTGAAAGGCCTGGTCGACGCGGGCTTTCGGGTGGTGCGACACGACAACCGCGACATCGGCCTCTCGCAGGGCTTCGATCACGCAGGCATCGGCAACCTCGTCTGGCAGACCGTGCGCCAGCGGCTCGGCCTGCCGGTGCAGTCGGCCTATGCGCTGCAGGACATGGCGAACGATTCGATCGGCGTGCTCGATGCCCTGGGCATCGCCGAGGCGCACATTGTCGGCGCGTCGATGGGCGGGATGATCGCCCAGCGCGTCGCCGCCACGGCGCCGAAGCGTGCCGCGAGCCTGGTCAGCATCATGAGTTCGAGCGGCGCGCGCGGCTTGCCCGGTCCGCGTCGCGATGTCGGCGCCGCCCTGCTGCGCCGTCCGACTGGGAAGAACGAGGCGGCGCTGGTCGCGCACAGCCTCGGCTTCATCAAGCTGATTGCGAGCCCGGCGTATCCGCAGCCCGATTCAGCGATCGCCGAACGCGTCACCTTCGCGATGCGCCGCGCGTATCACCCGAGCGGCATGCTGCGCCAGATGCTGGCCATCGGCGCCGACGCGGGCCGCGAGAAAGTGCTGCCCTCCATCACCGCGCCGACGCTTGTGCTGCATGGCGAGGCCGACGCGCTGGTGCCCATCGAATGCGGCCAGGACACGGCGCGCCGCATTCCGGGCGCGACCTTCGTGCCGGTGCCCGGCATGGGCCACGACCTGCCGCCCGAAGTCGGGCAGATTCTCCTGGGCCACATGATCCCGTTCATGCGCGAGGCTCCCCCATCCGCCAACGCAAAGGCAAGCGCATGACGCACGGCATTCCCGATTCGCCTGAAGGCTCGCAGCTCGGCCGCACCTCGGCCTATATCGACCAGTACGACCCGACGCAACTCTTCCCGATCGCGCGCACCACCAAGCGCGAAGCGATGGGCATTCGCCCCGACGCGCTGCCCTTTTTCGGCGCCGATCTCTGGACCGCATTCGAGCTCAGCTGGCTCAACCTGCGCGGCAAGCCGCAGGTCGCGCTCGCGCACTTCACCGTGCCCTGCGAAACTCCGAACATCATCGAGAGCAAGTCGTTCAAGCTCTACCTCAACAGCTTCAACGGC
Proteins encoded:
- a CDS encoding alpha/beta fold hydrolase, with the protein product MKLTANGLQIEVEDTGGEGRPVVLLIMGLGMQLIAWPEPFVKGLVDAGFRVVRHDNRDIGLSQGFDHAGIGNLVWQTVRQRLGLPVQSAYALQDMANDSIGVLDALGIAEAHIVGASMGGMIAQRVAATAPKRAASLVSIMSSSGARGLPGPRRDVGAALLRRPTGKNEAALVAHSLGFIKLIASPAYPQPDSAIAERVTFAMRRAYHPSGMLRQMLAIGADAGREKVLPSITAPTLVLHGEADALVPIECGQDTARRIPGATFVPVPGMGHDLPPEVGQILLGHMIPFMREAPPSANAKASA
- the yaaA gene encoding peroxide stress protein YaaA, with product MLFLLSPAKSLDYDTPPPVGLPATPPHFEGPRGPSTELIKLLRAKSPQEIAALMHLSDKLSALNVGRYAAWASKSTDQNAKQAALAFNGDVYGGLDAKSLTPTQLAWAQDHLCILSGLYGVLRPLDRLQPYRLEMGTRLANRHGSDLYAFWGARIADHLNDRLAADHTPVVINLASQEYFKSVDLSVLKARVVECVFQEGKGDHYKIVSFFAKRARGLMARWAVLHKTATPKALEKFDLEGYGFAAAVSSPDRLVFRRQAA
- a CDS encoding 2OG-Fe(II) oxygenase, whose translation is MTQVISPELRAWVTAQLAAGHSLSALRGSMRDAGWQADIADAALLEIESQDTGLAAVAPARVALPGPDLDGAPMHLDAGDRRVRVLQTLRHPRVVVFGDLLSAAECEALIAAARVRLARSLTVETQTGGEVLNVDRTSDGMFFERGENEIVARIELRIAHLLQWPLEFGEGLQVLRYAPGAQYRPHYDYFDPAEPGTPTILRRGGQRVGTLLMYLQEPEQGGATTFPDVGLEVAPTRGTGVFFSYDRPDPATRTLHGGAPVLAGEKWVATKWLREREFV
- a CDS encoding valine--tRNA ligase, whose product is MTDTTSPQPALQPGLDSLSKSFEPVAIEAHWGPEWERRGYAKAGYRGTQMPKDGQDAFAIQLPPPNVTGTLHMGHAFNQTIMDSLARYHRMKGDNTLWVPGTDHAGIATQIVVERQLQEQKVSRHELGRKNFVARVWEWKEKSGNTITQQMRRMGDTVDWSREYFTMDDDLSKVVTQTFVQLYDEGLIYRGKRLGNWDPVLKTSVSDLEVESEEENGSLWHIAYPLEDGSGTLVVATTRPETMLGDTAVMVHPEDERYKQLIGQHVKLPLVDKLIPIIADDYVDKAFGTGVVKVTPAHDYNDYAVGQRHQLEVIGILTLDATVNDNAPEKYRGMDRFVARKAIVADLDALGLLIEVKKHKLMVPRCARSGAIVEPMLTDQWYVAMTRPGHDGQSIAQKAIDVVKSGEVRFVPENWVNTYNHWMENIQDWTISRQLWWGHQIPAWYDEDGTVYVAQDEAQAQAKAPGKRLRRDEDVLDTWYSAALVPFSSLGWPEKTDDLARYLPSSVLVTGYDIIFFWVARMIMMTKHFTGQVPFKDVYIHGLVRDAQGKKMSKSEGNVLDPVDLIDGIALPELLDKRSQGLRKPETAPAVRKNTQKEFPEGIPAFGADALRFTFASLASLGRSINFDSKRCEGYRNFCNKLWNATRFVLMNCESQDCGLMEHSKEDCKVGGPAHGYLKFSRADFWIVSQLQRVEADVARGFEDYRLDNVANAIYQFAWDEFCDWYLEIAKVQIQTGTDAQKRATRRTLIRTLETLLRLAHPVIPFITEELWQKVAPVAGREGASIMVAAYPQSQPEKIDEAAEAHVARLKALVDGCRALRSEMNVSPATRLPLYAVADDAEGAAFLRDAAPVLQALAKLKEVRVFDDSTSWSSAAEASPVTVVGAVRLCLHMEIDKVAEKARIAKEIARIEGEIVRVNGKLGNEAFVAKAPPLVIEQERKRLADFSTTLERLGDQLVRLG